Within Garra rufa chromosome 9, GarRuf1.0, whole genome shotgun sequence, the genomic segment acgatagacacaaaaggtttctcctctatttcttgcagtctccggactttttaagcaaccgtaaaattccgtcaccacaacagaaggcccgcctctccattcagtcgattggacaatggaaaagaacgcgaatgacgttgggcgtttttccgctcagagttgattttttttttcaacttcacgcgctcagagcgctcctgcaaaaacgcgaggcgcagcaggcggtgaaaacgcgaggcgcctggggcttaagcagcgcgtagaacgctcactgccaacagaaaaccattcaaaagaggcgcctccgaCTGCAAAAACGCCTTCGGTGTGATCGCagcctctctctgccgctctgccttccgcacacgcacacacacacacacacacacacacacacacacacactgccactcacgtcacttttttaaaaatcccctacagcgcgaaacatgagtcccgcaaacgcggcgccgaagagcttgttgtatgtaatcgtaggacaaatggctccttagtttcaaatggtttgggtacaaggtgatcgctttgaaaataaaggcgtttgtctaggttagaagctcatttgaaacattgccacggctcattttaagaaaatgacagctccgaagagacgccgctttagtttcggtagtgctaaccataataaagaaagatgatgatcatcatcaccttatcggttaccactgaaatgtagatgtaatgtatttccaaatctaagcccatcttatgcggaatgttgcctaatagactgcaacatgataaaaccaatggataaaacaggcaccttcagaatgcgtaaaagacgcaccggcactttttttttaaccgactaccaacaactttgaccggttaacgttgatacggtcaaccaccggtcaaacggtcatcggttaacatccctagttagtcgactattagggggcagccctaaatatttcacaatattactggttttactgttgttgttgtagtttttttttttttttcaaatctgcATGTATATCTGAAAGAAAACTTTATTTTCAGGTGATTGAGGAGCTAGAGGAGCTCATGCAGGACTCGCCAGAGATCGCTCCACACTCAGACCTTTCATTCATCTCTCAGAAGAGCCAGAGATCTCACAGCAGCCAACTCTACGAGGAGAGTAAGTATCCTTCTGGAGGTCACGTGTAGGGCTGCTGAAAGCGTGTCTGAGCGTAtgctctgtctttctctctctctgtgcagGAGTGCGGCTGATGTCTTTGCTGGAGCTGAACGATGAGCTGGAGGAAGTGGAGACGGCCATACGCGGGTATTCAGAGGAGCTCATCCAGCACCTGGCCATCAGGGATGAGCTGGAGTTTGAGAAGGAGGTGAAGAACAGCTTCATCTCAGTTCTCATAGACGTACAGAACCGGCAGAAGATCCACCGAGAGATGCTGAGAAAAAAGAGGAAAGTGAAGAACGTGTCTGGATCAGAGAGACTGCAGTCTTCTGTGAGTAGCATGAGCGATTAGATTGGGTTTAGTTggagtatttttgttttttgtcttgaGCTTGGTCAAAATTGACCATATTTGTTTTcttaaggcaagacactacagGCAAAACTATTGTTTTCTCATGCATTGGTCAGTTTTGGGCTCTTGTGATGTTTCAGACaactggaaagaaaacatccactATAATAcacttttaaagggataattcatccaaaaaagaaaattctgtcatcatttactcaccctgttCCAAACCTTTtgttaaacataaaatatattttgaagaatgttggcaaccattgacttccataatatatattttttctccaTAGAATGGAAGTCAGTTTgttggtgagtaaatgataacagaatttaaaGGGGTacttcaaacccataagacttttatTCATCTAGTAGGGATGTAACAGTATAAAAAATCTCATGATATGATAATATCTCGATATGAAGTCCATGCTAcatgcaatataaaaaaaaaaaaaaaaaggcaaatggAGTCTGGGaagaaaaaaatttattttgtgcattttaaagttaaattattctatttaaTTTGGTTTGAGAGTTCAAAGTTAAGAGCTCCAACTCATGTTCTTAACTGAGAAAgttttaagtcagaaaaaagtcagtaaattgacttgtacctgaactttaaaggcgactcaactctctttttattagtggcatactgtctcagtctaaattacattcacactggtgttttaagccaaagaaattaaaatataataataataataacagcaatttTACATTATTGTCATTCCTATGAAAGCCATTTATTGTAAGACactgcactgttaaaaaaaatgaaaatgaatatgtcatcggtatattatttttgctttacactgcaGTAGGGAAAcaacaatacttctttcctaatttcctaatttctacactttgAATTTAGACTGCACTAACATTACCTATTTAAACCACTAGctatcagcaattcatactgcacttttaagattttattttgttttattttattttggcagTAAGGTCTAAACAGGGTAAATAGAGCTCTTTCTTCTTCCTCGATTATCTCTTGCTGTAGTTGATGTGGTTTGATTTCCCTTTCATTCTGTTCTTTCTGTCCCGCTCTCTCTTTGTCTTCTTTCTTCTGTTGTGTGCTTGTAGCGCTTCAGCATGGAGGGAATCTCCTCTGCCATTCAGAATGGGTTTCGCCACACTTTTGGCAATGGGGGCGGAGAGAAACAGGTGGCTATATCTCCCTCTTTCTCTTTTCTGCTCTTCTGGGAGTGTCAGATCTGTTCTTGAAATTCAGATCTAATACATTATCTGCAGAAATCTAGTGAGCTGGTTATCAGTTAATGTTTTTAAGCATTACACTGTATGCATGCTGTCAATCCCAAGACTGTTTTGGATTGTTAGTTGCAAAGTGATGCTGCATTGTGCCAGAATCtgtgaaaaataacatgcaaaaatgaaaatgtagctGAGAGAAAtattaaatagaaatatatttttatttactggGAATAAATAGAAGCTAGTGATGTTAAAAGTTATGTTTTCATAGTTTACACTGTTACTATGGCTCATATTGGAGTTGTAGTTTGGAACAAAACCCTAACCCAGGGTTCATGAGTAGATAAAAATCTCATAATTAATAACAGTATTTTCAGaaattaaaaatacacaaaaaatgtataattttaaatacatttgtaaattttttttaagaaattaaaaatacacacaaaaaaatgtaatacattttaaaatattttttaagaaattaaaaatgcacaaattaataattaaaaaatttaaaaattcaattaatacatttattattgattaatatgtttgaatatttaataatatcaaaataaaactgttagaaaataaaataaatatctagTTTGCTTTTTTGCATGTAATATGACCATTAAATTACATCAGAGAACTGCTTTGTCTCTGTTATTTACTTTAGGGTGTTTAGGTTACTTAGTTGTATTTCATGAAAATGTTTATGTTCAAGTTTAATGTGGTCACCCTAACAGAGAACTTCATTGTTTTGCACCACAAAATACTGAATACTGATTGCAGAAATATATTGTATAATgagattatacatttttaaagagtTAAAAAGTTGATTTTCCAAGACTGCCGATGTTTTGAGGCACATCCCTTATCTGTCTGTGAATGTGACGGCATGTTTAACCCCTCTCATATGTGCTTTTATTTAGTATGTAACAACAGTCATCCCTTATGAGAGGAAAGACGGACCACCATCACTTCAAGACCTTCAGATTTTTACCAAAAGTGAGGCTTTTTTTGAACATGAATACCTTGTTATTACTGCTACAGGTTGTTAGTAGCCTATACATATTAATCATGTCGAATCAATGCTTTCCTACAGTTTTAGAAGCCATGAGAGACGACAGCGATAAAGTCCCAAGTCTCCTCACAGACTACATTCTCAAAGGTAACAACAGTGAGCTAACAGAAAAGTGCCACATTTAAGAATAGAGTGCTGCAGTGTTGATGTATTTTTGTAGGCCAGTCTGTATATTCACATCACCCTGATTCTCTTGACAAAAACCTAGTAGGATTTTTACATTGGCTTTTGGATTGTTacagaaaataagctctgtgaccaACATGGTCACATGACTTCAGTATACAGTGAGGaataaaattatttgatcccctgctgatatTGCATGTTTGCCAACTGACAaacaaatgatcagtctataattttaatggtaggtttatttgaacagtgagagacaggataacaacaaaaaatccagaaaaacgcatttcaaaaaagttaaattgatttgcattttaatgagtgaaataagtatttgatcccctatcaatcagcaagatttctggctcccaggtgtcttttatacaggtaacaagctgagattaggagcactctcttaaagggagtacctgtataaaagacacctgtccacagaagcaatcaatcaatcaaattccaaactctccaccatggccaagaccaaagagctgtccaaggatgtcagggacaagattgtagacctacacaaggctggaatggcctacaagaccatcaccaagtagcttggtgagaaggtgacaacattattcacaaatggaagacacacaaaataactgtcaatctccctcggtctggggctccatgcaagatctcgcctcgtggagtttcaatgatcatgagaacggtgaggaatcagcccagaactacacaggaggatcttgtcaatgatctcaaggcagctaggaccatagtcaccaagaaaacaattggtaacacactacgccatgaaggactgaaatctccctgctcaagaaagcacatgtccagcccgtctgaagttttccagtgaacatctgaatcattcagaggagaactgggtgaaagtgttgtggtcagatgagaccaaaatcgagctctttggtatcaactcaactcgccgtgtttggaggagcagg encodes:
- the fez2a gene encoding fasciculation and elongation protein zeta-2 isoform X1, with product MAEPSARRDDEWQDLNAFKGGTGRNIHLERVDVNTEEMSLLLDGITDTENTFETSSYTSAEDMTRHFDQKLQLCFKNIDSKPDAINPVTPINEDTTLKCDEIWNALTDNYGSVMPVDWSQSKARSIHLSTLSIDDRPRMESVNLDLSDDEDLREQMDMHSIIVSCINEEPLLTAEQVIEELEELMQDSPEIAPHSDLSFISQKSQRSHSSQLYEERVRLMSLLELNDELEEVETAIRGYSEELIQHLAIRDELEFEKEVKNSFISVLIDVQNRQKIHREMLRKKRKVKNVSGSERLQSSRFSMEGISSAIQNGFRHTFGNGGGEKQYVTTVIPYERKDGPPSLQDLQIFTKILEAMRDDSDKVPSLLTDYILKVLCPT